A single genomic interval of Desulfolucanica intricata harbors:
- a CDS encoding cyclic lactone autoinducer peptide, with translation MKRYVFSMIVCLASVIAFIGVHPTSLCTLYQPEVPEELIR, from the coding sequence ATGAAGAGATATGTTTTTAGCATGATTGTTTGCTTGGCTAGTGTAATTGCGTTTATTGGTGTTCACCCCACTAGTCTATGTACTTTATACCAACCGGAAGTTCCGGAAGAGTTAATTAGATGA
- the tdt gene encoding tellurite-resistance/dicarboxylate transporter, whose translation MPVIKNFAPSWFASVMGTGIVALTSYFYGTNFSLLQGLGNTILFLNIFLFFFLLIPWILRFIFYREQALLDLKEPVIGQFYATMPIACLVVAADLLVIGIHNMNISLAIIMAKGFWVSGAVIALIFSIIIPLQNFINKKVLIESINPAWFMPPVSLIVIPIPGAKLISYWPNDWQQAMLIFNYVSWGSGFFLFLFLEAICLYRLICGSPLPGKLAPTVWINLGPIGAGTIALLNLGSASAPVLGVHVVPVLNLLALFLWGFGFWWFICALCLTVYYINRNNMPFTLSWWAFTFPLGAYSGATYLISSYLKSPAVNNYGFLCYLLLLVFWSIVLIRTIVGVIRKEFFPNLRCEKHNTNLPG comes from the coding sequence ATGCCGGTTATAAAAAATTTTGCTCCTTCATGGTTTGCTAGTGTAATGGGTACTGGAATTGTTGCTTTGACCAGTTATTTTTATGGTACAAATTTTTCTTTACTACAAGGCTTAGGAAATACTATTTTATTTTTAAATATTTTTTTATTTTTCTTTCTACTCATTCCTTGGATTTTAAGATTTATTTTTTATAGAGAGCAAGCTCTTTTAGATTTGAAGGAACCTGTGATAGGTCAATTTTATGCTACGATGCCCATCGCTTGTTTGGTAGTAGCTGCTGATTTACTTGTTATTGGTATTCATAACATGAATATTAGTTTAGCAATTATAATGGCAAAAGGATTCTGGGTATCCGGAGCAGTGATAGCCTTAATATTTTCAATTATTATTCCTTTACAAAACTTTATTAACAAGAAAGTACTGATTGAAAGTATAAATCCGGCTTGGTTTATGCCTCCGGTTAGTTTAATAGTAATACCGATTCCCGGGGCAAAGCTAATTTCTTATTGGCCGAACGACTGGCAGCAGGCAATGCTCATTTTTAATTATGTTTCCTGGGGTAGTGGTTTTTTCCTTTTTCTATTTTTAGAAGCTATCTGCTTATATCGTTTAATCTGTGGTTCACCTTTACCGGGTAAATTAGCTCCTACCGTCTGGATTAATTTAGGCCCAATTGGTGCAGGTACAATTGCTCTTTTAAATTTAGGTTCTGCTAGTGCCCCTGTTTTAGGCGTACATGTAGTACCGGTCTTAAACTTACTTGCTCTTTTCCTGTGGGGTTTTGGTTTCTGGTGGTTTATTTGTGCTCTTTGTTTAACTGTTTACTATATAAATCGGAATAACATGCCATTTACATTGTCATGGTGGGCTTTTACATTTCCACTAGGTGCCTACTCAGGGGCTACATATTTAATATCTAGTTATTTAAAATCCCCAGCAGTTAATAACTATGGATTTTTATGTTATTTATTATTACTTGTTTTTTGGTCTATTGTTCTAATAAGAACTATAGTAGGAGTTATTAGGAAAGAATTTTTTCCTAATCTTAGGTGTGAGAAGCATAATACCAATTTACCAGGCTAA
- a CDS encoding TIGR01212 family radical SAM protein (This family includes YhcC from E. coli K-12, an uncharacterized radical SAM protein.), whose protein sequence is MKEKSTRYRQYSEHLVKKFGEKVYKLPVNLPGTCPNRDGKVGRGGCIFCDEEGAGFECLSNSLSVKEQLAENKTFFKKRFNAHKFIAYFQAFTNTYLPLEQFTENMRAACIDPDIVGISVSTRPDCVNDAYLDFLLNLQQERGNLDINIELGLQTVNYHTLKKINRGHTLAEFVDAVSRIKSRNFEICVHLILNLPWDNLTDVIENAKLLSALKVDYVKLHSLYVVTNTPLGDMYRRGEFTLISLEEYIKRVGTFLEYLDPEIVIQRLVGKGPQERTLFNNWGTSWWRIKVMVEDYLEEKNTYQGRYFDYLNGKALR, encoded by the coding sequence GTGAAGGAAAAAAGCACCCGTTACAGGCAGTACTCAGAGCATTTGGTAAAAAAGTTTGGTGAAAAGGTATACAAGTTACCGGTAAATTTACCGGGTACTTGCCCAAACCGTGACGGAAAGGTAGGGCGGGGAGGCTGCATATTTTGTGATGAAGAGGGTGCCGGGTTTGAATGTTTGTCCAACAGCCTGTCGGTTAAAGAACAGCTTGCAGAAAATAAGACCTTTTTCAAAAAACGTTTTAATGCACATAAATTTATCGCTTATTTCCAGGCCTTTACAAACACTTATCTGCCGTTAGAGCAGTTTACGGAGAATATGCGGGCCGCGTGTATTGACCCGGATATAGTAGGAATTTCCGTTTCTACCCGCCCGGATTGTGTCAATGATGCTTATCTCGATTTTTTACTAAATCTCCAACAAGAGAGAGGTAATCTGGATATTAATATTGAACTGGGCTTGCAAACAGTTAACTACCATACTTTAAAGAAAATTAATCGAGGGCACACTTTGGCTGAATTTGTAGACGCGGTTAGTAGGATTAAGAGCCGTAATTTTGAGATTTGTGTACACCTTATTTTAAATCTTCCCTGGGACAATTTAACGGATGTGATTGAAAACGCCAAACTACTTTCCGCCCTTAAGGTAGATTACGTAAAGTTACATTCTTTGTATGTAGTAACAAACACTCCGCTGGGGGACATGTACCGGCGGGGAGAGTTTACTCTTATTTCCCTAGAGGAATATATTAAAAGAGTGGGTACCTTTTTGGAGTATTTAGATCCTGAGATAGTTATCCAGCGCCTGGTAGGAAAGGGACCCCAGGAAAGGACTCTGTTTAATAACTGGGGTACCAGTTGGTGGCGGATCAAGGTAATGGTGGAGGATTATCTTGAGGAGAAAAATACATATCAGGGTAGATACTTTGATTATCTGAACGGTAAGGCTTTAAGGTAA
- a CDS encoding (Fe-S)-binding protein: MSEVEARIPMFEIKDVIVEYGGEDITQCMQCGVCVATCPWKRVGSEFTIREMMHMGRMGYEGYESDDILFACTTCNHCATRCPRGVKIPNIVRVMRSMICESGAMPKNLKAVVGSINSQGNPWSQDKSKRENWAKEADVPAFTEETEYLLYVCCTSAFDSRSQKIAKSIAEMLKKAGVSFGVLSAEEKCCGESIRKIGAEDAFSALAEHNVNLFNSKGVKKIITTSPHCHYTFKNEYPAFGGEYEVYHYTEIINQLAKDGKLNFANSVAKKVIYHEPCYLGRHAQIFDAPRELMTAVPDLEVLEFDNNKNDSLCCGGGGSRIWMETEAHMRFSDAKVDEASAKEVNYVVTACPYCVVMFEDSVKTKNKDDVMAVKDISEILKESLG; encoded by the coding sequence ATGTCAGAAGTTGAAGCCAGAATACCAATGTTTGAGATAAAGGATGTTATTGTGGAATATGGTGGAGAAGATATTACTCAATGCATGCAATGCGGCGTTTGTGTTGCCACCTGCCCCTGGAAACGAGTAGGCAGTGAATTTACAATTCGCGAAATGATGCACATGGGTCGAATGGGCTACGAAGGTTACGAAAGTGATGACATCCTTTTTGCCTGTACTACCTGCAACCATTGTGCTACCCGCTGCCCGCGAGGAGTTAAAATTCCCAATATTGTACGGGTTATGCGCAGTATGATATGTGAATCCGGTGCCATGCCTAAGAACTTGAAAGCGGTAGTCGGCAGCATTAACAGTCAGGGCAACCCCTGGTCCCAGGATAAAAGCAAGCGTGAAAACTGGGCTAAAGAAGCCGATGTACCTGCGTTTACTGAAGAAACCGAGTATCTGCTATACGTCTGCTGCACTTCCGCCTTTGATTCCCGCAGCCAAAAGATTGCCAAGTCCATTGCTGAAATGCTGAAAAAAGCCGGAGTCAGCTTTGGGGTACTGTCAGCAGAAGAAAAATGCTGTGGGGAATCCATTCGTAAGATTGGTGCTGAAGATGCTTTTTCAGCGTTAGCCGAACATAATGTTAACCTGTTCAACAGCAAAGGTGTTAAGAAAATTATTACCACTTCACCACACTGTCATTATACCTTTAAGAATGAATACCCGGCCTTTGGCGGTGAATATGAAGTATATCACTACACCGAAATTATTAATCAACTTGCTAAAGACGGCAAATTAAACTTTGCTAATTCCGTTGCTAAGAAGGTTATTTACCACGAACCCTGCTACCTTGGACGTCACGCCCAGATTTTTGATGCTCCTCGTGAACTTATGACTGCTGTTCCGGATTTAGAAGTTTTGGAATTTGACAACAACAAAAATGACAGCCTCTGCTGTGGTGGCGGCGGCTCAAGAATCTGGATGGAAACAGAAGCCCATATGCGTTTTAGCGACGCTAAGGTTGATGAAGCTTCCGCTAAAGAAGTTAATTATGTGGTAACTGCCTGCCCTTATTGCGTAGTAATGTTTGAGGACAGTGTTAAAACCAAGAATAAAGACGATGTTATGGCTGTAAAAGATATCAGTGAAATCTTAAAAGAAAGTCTTGGATAA
- a CDS encoding PocR ligand-binding domain-containing protein: MISCNEKEMSYILNTLQPVLNSISDIGDIWIKFIDQSGRYITTTQSRKQCDFCKYIRSNHNGNIRCRGSARQAVFMARNCSNPYCIECHAGLTILTVPIKIAGIHLGALAAGEIIASPKSEKIILQRLSEIGLNSDKLIRFYKEIPVLNCDHVDRLAETLYNISNCFIKMGVMLANTDEQKFKIDEFDFLNTCTEENKDNIDLKLEKSAVDYSNIPSKKIIELVSLAEKYIINNYNKPISLQDVANFIYINPTYLSYLFRQVTGYTFKNYLTQLRVEKAKQLLLNSSLTVSEISQRIGYEDSNYFSRVFKKVTGIPPSYFYKLSN; encoded by the coding sequence TTGATTTCCTGTAATGAAAAAGAAATGTCTTATATTTTAAATACATTACAGCCTGTATTAAATAGTATCTCTGATATTGGGGATATATGGATAAAATTTATTGATCAGAGCGGAAGATATATTACAACGACTCAGAGTAGAAAACAGTGTGATTTTTGTAAGTATATTAGATCTAATCATAATGGTAATATAAGGTGTCGTGGTTCAGCAAGGCAAGCGGTTTTTATGGCTAGGAACTGTAGTAACCCATACTGTATTGAATGCCATGCAGGATTAACTATATTGACAGTTCCTATTAAAATAGCAGGAATACATTTAGGTGCCCTGGCTGCGGGTGAAATCATTGCAAGTCCAAAGTCAGAGAAAATTATATTACAAAGGTTATCCGAAATAGGTCTAAATAGTGATAAATTAATACGGTTTTATAAAGAGATTCCAGTTCTGAATTGTGACCATGTTGACAGGTTAGCTGAGACTTTATATAACATAAGTAATTGTTTTATTAAGATGGGTGTTATGCTAGCCAATACGGATGAGCAAAAATTTAAGATTGATGAATTTGATTTTCTAAATACATGTACAGAAGAAAATAAAGATAATATCGATTTAAAGTTAGAGAAATCGGCGGTTGATTATAGCAATATACCATCCAAAAAGATAATTGAATTAGTAAGTTTAGCGGAAAAATATATTATTAATAATTATAATAAACCTATCAGTTTACAAGATGTTGCTAACTTCATATATATCAATCCTACTTATCTATCATATCTATTTAGGCAGGTTACGGGTTATACTTTTAAAAACTATTTAACACAGTTAAGGGTTGAAAAAGCAAAGCAATTATTATTGAACTCTTCATTAACAGTAAGTGAAATATCTCAGAGAATAGGTTATGAGGACAGTAATTATTTTAGCCGAGTATTTAAAAAGGTTACTGGTATACCGCCTAGTTATTTTTATAAGCTGAGTAACTAA
- a CDS encoding transposase gives MNERLRQDPVFRFLCGFPVASQTPSVSTFSCFFKVISENELLERYYLNIRYRCSVLKGFTTA, from the coding sequence TTGAACGAGCGATTAAGGCAGGATCCTGTTTTTAGATTTTTATGTGGTTTTCCAGTAGCAAGTCAAACCCCGAGCGTTTCCACTTTTAGCTGCTTTTTTAAGGTAATATCCGAAAATGAATTGTTAGAACGGTATTATTTGAATATCCGTTACAGATGCAGTGTACTTAAAGGTTTCACAACTGCTTAA
- a CDS encoding sensor histidine kinase — protein MNIAKKSIEKLIIFLLVEICLVLLTARVINFYEDKISVSDILITVVAVLNFGIGIFIIKWLFKVDCFNNELRLQKVCLEATDEALKLMRTERHDFINHLQSIYGLIVAGEHNEAAGYIKDIGIDCRFNSQILNIKNPSLRTLLQNKKETATVRNIEFNISVESDLMFLDIKPSAITTVFGNLLDNAIDAVTVLDKDHRKAINFEITETESFYNFFIQNSGPPINEEIAQNIFIEGFSTKGTGRGYGLALSKKIVKGYGGKVLYDLKAKNFSVILPKQKELL, from the coding sequence ATGAATATAGCTAAAAAATCAATTGAAAAACTTATTATATTTTTACTGGTAGAGATATGTCTGGTTTTATTAACGGCCAGGGTAATAAACTTTTACGAAGATAAAATTTCCGTATCTGATATTTTAATTACTGTAGTAGCTGTATTAAATTTTGGAATAGGTATTTTTATAATCAAATGGCTATTTAAGGTAGATTGTTTTAACAATGAATTACGTTTACAAAAAGTATGCTTGGAAGCAACAGATGAGGCATTAAAATTAATGCGTACTGAAAGACATGACTTTATTAACCACCTACAATCTATTTACGGATTAATTGTTGCCGGTGAGCATAACGAGGCCGCTGGATACATAAAAGATATTGGTATTGATTGCAGATTCAATAGCCAAATTTTAAATATTAAAAATCCATCTTTAAGAACTCTCTTACAAAATAAAAAAGAGACCGCAACGGTTAGGAATATTGAATTTAACATAAGTGTGGAAAGCGATTTAATGTTTCTTGATATAAAACCTAGTGCTATAACAACAGTGTTTGGAAATCTTTTAGATAATGCGATAGATGCTGTAACAGTTTTGGATAAAGATCATCGTAAAGCAATAAATTTTGAAATAACCGAAACAGAATCCTTCTATAATTTCTTTATACAAAATTCAGGGCCACCAATTAATGAAGAAATTGCACAAAATATTTTTATAGAAGGCTTTTCAACGAAAGGTACAGGAAGGGGTTATGGTTTGGCATTAAGTAAAAAAATTGTCAAAGGGTATGGAGGCAAAGTGTTGTATGACCTGAAAGCAAAAAACTTTTCAGTTATTCTACCTAAACAAAAGGAGTTACTATGA
- a CDS encoding accessory gene regulator ArgB-like protein, producing the protein MIHAWSVYLARYLGNELQLNKSKVSIISYGLEVFIGGMLKFIIYVLVTLFLGVFDQFAVALLSSAFLRLLSGGPHCSAYYKCLINTLFIFLSIAITAKHLSTYTLPTQEVLWFSLALAFMVFIRLAPVDVKEKPIRSQNRRMLLKIFSCVMIIIYYIVFSCWRPHQDIIWACSLAVFFHTYTLTQPGQKFIKWLDNLL; encoded by the coding sequence ATGATTCACGCATGGTCGGTATACCTAGCACGATATTTAGGTAATGAATTACAATTAAATAAAAGTAAGGTGTCTATAATTTCTTATGGCCTTGAAGTTTTTATCGGGGGGATGCTTAAGTTTATAATATATGTTTTAGTTACCCTATTCCTTGGGGTTTTTGATCAGTTTGCAGTCGCTCTTCTTAGCTCCGCTTTTTTAAGACTACTATCCGGAGGGCCTCATTGTTCTGCATATTACAAGTGTTTGATTAATACTTTGTTTATCTTTCTGAGCATTGCAATAACTGCAAAACACCTTTCTACATATACGCTACCAACTCAAGAGGTGTTGTGGTTCAGCTTAGCCCTTGCCTTTATGGTATTTATCAGACTAGCACCGGTTGATGTAAAAGAAAAACCCATAAGAAGCCAAAACCGTAGAATGCTGTTAAAGATTTTTTCTTGTGTGATGATTATTATTTATTACATTGTCTTCAGTTGCTGGAGACCACACCAGGATATAATTTGGGCTTGCAGTTTAGCGGTATTTTTTCACACATATACGCTCACTCAGCCCGGGCAAAAGTTTATAAAGTGGTTGGACAACTTATTATAA
- a CDS encoding carbon-nitrogen hydrolase family protein, with translation MKNITISIIQFLRTKNDPEYNLDAMRQYLREVKKESDIILMPEGWAGTKIFDMLSYIRILEKLVGELPHENCLLVAGAHYVSDGDRVLSRGAFVLPGFEVKYFEKQFPSNAIKERQFVSRGGPLPVIEHSGVRMGGVVCVDLFYPEIVRGLALRGVKLVFNPANIPGSRMSLWQKLGVARACENTVFVAMANNTGTAYPDGRAVTGESFIAFPGGDTIYSCGPKPGVFKFTVDLEEIDRARQRWRYLEDIIGERKRVERWYSV, from the coding sequence ATGAAAAATATAACAATCTCCATCATTCAGTTTCTGAGAACAAAAAATGATCCGGAATATAACCTGGATGCGATGAGACAGTATTTACGAGAGGTTAAAAAAGAAAGTGATATTATTCTCATGCCTGAGGGGTGGGCGGGAACCAAAATTTTTGATATGCTGTCCTATATTCGTATTTTGGAAAAACTGGTTGGAGAGTTGCCTCATGAGAATTGCCTTTTAGTAGCCGGTGCTCACTATGTGTCTGACGGTGACCGGGTTCTTTCTCGGGGAGCTTTTGTTCTGCCAGGTTTTGAGGTGAAATATTTTGAAAAGCAATTTCCTTCCAACGCTATAAAGGAGAGGCAGTTTGTTTCACGCGGTGGTCCCTTACCGGTAATTGAGCACAGTGGTGTTAGGATGGGTGGCGTAGTTTGTGTTGATTTATTTTACCCGGAGATAGTGAGGGGACTGGCCTTAAGAGGCGTAAAACTGGTGTTTAACCCGGCCAATATTCCTGGCTCCAGGATGTCCCTGTGGCAGAAGTTAGGGGTAGCCCGGGCCTGTGAAAATACAGTCTTTGTGGCTATGGCTAATAATACAGGTACCGCCTATCCGGACGGGCGTGCGGTTACCGGAGAAAGTTTTATTGCCTTTCCCGGTGGAGATACTATTTATTCCTGCGGCCCGAAGCCGGGTGTTTTTAAATTTACTGTTGATTTGGAAGAAATTGATAGAGCGAGACAGCGCTGGCGCTACTTGGAGGATATTATCGGGGAAAGAAAAAGGGTGGAAAGGTGGTACTCCGTGTGA
- a CDS encoding LytR/AlgR family response regulator transcription factor, with the protein MRVIIAEDNLVEMSYLKKLLSQEEDINIVGEAYDGHEAMKMISKLKPEVAFLDISMPGISGMELAKKFDDKVFIVFVTAHNEYALDAYEVGSVDYLLKPVDPERVNLTLKRIRKILPRKIKSSDRISVNVRGSIIAIEIDKIILIEKAPMIKKIIIHTMNNQYTVSGALNKFEDILKKYGFVRSHKSFIININKLEKMIPWGDKSYLAKLHGIKKEVFISRNYAPMIKSLIQG; encoded by the coding sequence ATGAGAGTAATTATTGCCGAAGACAACCTGGTAGAAATGAGTTATCTTAAGAAACTATTAAGCCAGGAGGAAGATATTAATATAGTTGGTGAGGCCTACGATGGCCATGAAGCCATGAAGATGATATCGAAACTAAAGCCTGAAGTAGCCTTCTTGGATATATCCATGCCAGGGATTTCAGGGATGGAGTTAGCTAAAAAATTTGATGATAAGGTTTTCATCGTCTTTGTCACAGCTCATAATGAATATGCATTGGATGCGTATGAAGTAGGTTCTGTAGACTATCTTCTTAAACCAGTTGATCCAGAAAGAGTTAACCTTACACTAAAACGCATCAGGAAGATTTTACCTCGAAAAATTAAAAGTTCTGATAGAATCTCCGTTAACGTTAGGGGTTCAATAATTGCTATTGAAATAGATAAAATTATTCTTATAGAAAAGGCTCCTATGATTAAAAAGATAATTATTCATACGATGAATAATCAATATACTGTTTCTGGTGCATTAAACAAGTTTGAAGATATACTTAAAAAATATGGTTTTGTACGGTCTCACAAAAGTTTTATAATTAACATAAATAAACTTGAAAAGATGATACCTTGGGGAGATAAATCATATTTGGCAAAACTTCATGGTATAAAAAAAGAAGTTTTTATAAGTAGAAACTATGCTCCTATGATAAAGTCATTGATTCAAGGATAA